In Rubrobacter radiotolerans DSM 5868, a genomic segment contains:
- a CDS encoding transcriptional regulator GutM, with protein sequence MFVLIPVLAGLWVLQSIGTYFQMSHYRKVLSEITANGTEGYVGVGNAKGRLGKGVILILVSGPDGKVVRSLRMRGMTVFARFEEAPELVGLRTEHLAQIDLDEPYDASTMLAARRAVEQIDRIRESSRETDEPSGAEGGKRKEVSKSSRKRSRRVRSTVGTR encoded by the coding sequence GTGTTTGTGTTGATCCCGGTTCTGGCGGGGTTGTGGGTTCTGCAGAGCATCGGGACGTACTTCCAGATGAGCCATTACCGGAAGGTGCTCTCGGAGATCACGGCGAACGGGACCGAGGGTTACGTCGGAGTCGGGAACGCGAAGGGCAGGCTCGGGAAGGGTGTGATCCTCATCCTGGTCTCCGGTCCGGACGGGAAGGTCGTCCGGTCGCTCAGGATGCGCGGCATGACCGTTTTCGCGCGCTTTGAGGAGGCTCCGGAGCTTGTCGGGCTGCGGACCGAGCACCTCGCGCAGATCGACCTCGACGAGCCCTACGACGCCTCGACGATGCTCGCCGCCAGAAGGGCCGTCGAGCAGATCGACCGCATAAGGGAGTCCTCCCGGGAGACGGATGAGCCGTCCGGTGCGGAGGGCGGGAAGAGGAAGGAGGTCAGCAAGAGCAGCCGCAAGAGGAGCCGAAGAGTGCGCTCGACCGTTGGGACGAGGTAG
- a CDS encoding PTS glucitol/sorbitol transporter subunit IIA, translated as MINTQTIYLTEVTDLGPEAAEFFGADLMILFAEGAPEELAEISVIHRPSEVREAPPAPGDVLVLGEHELRITAVGEKAWKNVLDLGHAVFKFSGLSEAELPGEIHTEAPQGLDLASVIVPGARIEIKGVPKDQPEAGGN; from the coding sequence ATGATCAACACCCAGACCATCTACCTCACGGAGGTAACGGACCTCGGGCCGGAGGCGGCCGAGTTCTTCGGCGCGGACCTCATGATCCTCTTCGCCGAGGGTGCGCCGGAGGAGTTGGCCGAGATCTCCGTTATCCACCGACCCTCGGAGGTGCGCGAGGCTCCTCCCGCCCCTGGCGACGTGCTCGTCCTCGGCGAGCACGAGCTCCGCATAACCGCCGTCGGCGAGAAGGCCTGGAAGAACGTCCTCGATCTCGGGCACGCGGTCTTTAAGTTCAGCGGCCTCTCCGAAGCCGAGCTTCCCGGGGAGATCCACACCGAAGCACCGCAGGGACTCGACCTCGCCTCCGTCATCGTCCCGGGAGCCCGCATCGAGATAAAGGGCGTGCCGAAGGACCAACCCGAAGCCGGGGGCAACTGA
- the srlE gene encoding PTS glucitol/sorbitol transporter subunit IIB, with the protein MMRNRQFRAVRIERGPQGWGGPLVIEPNNDKDKVVAVTGGGIPEVAQRIADLTGAEAVDGFRTSVPESEIACVVVDCGGTARAGVYPRKRIPTINLTPVGQAGPLAQFITEDIYVSGVRPQNIQEVSGDGATDGTAGAGVGAGAQSGDPRQTGSPSSPFASATGPAATGAAVAGGAAAASGQSNMGGGFTGFIARFGRSIGGVVGVLFQSGRQAIDQVVRNILPFMAFVTLLIGLINASGIGNLIANVLSPLANSVVGLLILSVIVGLPFLSPVLGPGAVIAQVIGVLIGDQIGRGAIDPQFALPALFAYNVQVGCDFVPVGLALGEAQPKTVEIGVPAVLFSRQITGPLAVLIGWLLSFGLYTS; encoded by the coding sequence ATGATGAGAAACAGGCAGTTCAGGGCCGTCAGGATCGAGCGTGGCCCGCAGGGTTGGGGCGGACCGCTCGTTATCGAACCGAACAACGACAAGGACAAGGTCGTCGCCGTTACGGGCGGGGGCATCCCGGAGGTCGCGCAGCGCATCGCAGACCTTACGGGTGCGGAGGCCGTGGACGGCTTCAGGACCTCGGTCCCGGAGTCGGAGATCGCCTGCGTCGTCGTTGACTGCGGCGGCACCGCGCGGGCCGGGGTCTACCCGAGGAAGCGCATACCGACGATCAACCTCACCCCCGTAGGGCAGGCCGGACCACTCGCCCAGTTCATCACCGAGGACATCTACGTCTCCGGCGTGAGGCCGCAGAACATCCAGGAGGTTTCGGGCGACGGAGCCACCGACGGCACGGCGGGGGCCGGAGTTGGGGCGGGGGCGCAGTCCGGCGACCCGCGCCAGACCGGGAGCCCGAGCAGCCCGTTCGCCTCCGCGACGGGACCGGCAGCGACGGGAGCTGCGGTCGCGGGCGGAGCGGCGGCGGCCAGCGGGCAGTCGAACATGGGCGGCGGCTTCACGGGCTTTATCGCGCGGTTCGGGCGGAGCATCGGCGGCGTCGTCGGGGTGCTTTTCCAGAGCGGCCGACAGGCAATAGATCAGGTCGTAAGAAACATCCTGCCGTTCATGGCGTTCGTCACGCTCCTGATCGGCCTGATAAACGCCTCCGGGATCGGCAACCTTATCGCGAACGTTCTCTCGCCGCTCGCGAACAGTGTCGTCGGGCTTCTGATCCTGTCGGTGATCGTGGGGTTGCCGTTTCTCTCGCCCGTTCTCGGGCCGGGGGCGGTTATCGCACAGGTCATCGGAGTGCTTATCGGGGACCAGATCGGCCGCGGCGCAATAGACCCGCAGTTCGCCCTCCCGGCGCTCTTTGCGTACAACGTGCAGGTCGGCTGCGACTTCGTTCCGGTCGGGCTCGCGCTCGGTGAGGCCCAGCCAAAGACGGTCGAGATCGGGGTCCCGGCGGTGCTGTTCAGTCGCCAGATCACCGGCCCGCTCGCGGTTCTTATCGGCTGGCTGCTCTCCTTCGGGCTGTACACGAGCTAG
- a CDS encoding thiamine pyrophosphate-dependent dehydrogenase E1 component subunit alpha, which yields MKEYTGEIDLLETMLRIRAFDEKVDELFAAGKMHGTGHFYVGQEAVAVGVISCLREGDVITGTHRGHGHALAFGLELRRMAAELLGKASGYCHGKGGSMHIADVGAGMLGANGIVGGSLGIACGAGWAFKQREEERVAVCFFGDGAVQEGIFSEALNLAALWSLPVVFVCENNHYAMSLSVERGFANPRIAEKAQGYGLPGVAVDGMDLVEVREVAKEAVDRARAGGGPALIEALTYRYLGHSKSDANLYRTRDEIKGWRENDPVLRFAAQLEKTGELLGEDAAAEAAAEASGEAGKAAPTLKEVTERIYAEVEEAFEWAMQEPEPSPESALEDVYA from the coding sequence ATGAAAGAATATACCGGTGAGATCGATCTTCTAGAGACGATGCTCAGGATAAGAGCCTTTGACGAGAAGGTCGACGAGCTCTTTGCCGCAGGCAAGATGCACGGCACGGGGCACTTCTACGTAGGGCAGGAGGCCGTTGCTGTGGGGGTCATCTCCTGCCTGAGAGAAGGCGACGTCATCACCGGAACGCACCGCGGCCACGGTCACGCCCTGGCCTTTGGCCTTGAGCTCAGGCGCATGGCCGCAGAGCTTCTGGGCAAGGCCTCGGGCTACTGCCACGGCAAGGGCGGCTCCATGCACATAGCGGACGTAGGGGCCGGGATGCTCGGCGCAAACGGCATCGTCGGCGGGAGCCTTGGCATCGCCTGCGGCGCCGGGTGGGCGTTCAAGCAAAGAGAAGAGGAGCGCGTTGCGGTGTGCTTCTTTGGCGACGGGGCGGTTCAGGAGGGGATCTTCAGCGAGGCGCTGAACCTGGCCGCGCTGTGGAGTTTGCCGGTGGTCTTTGTCTGCGAGAACAACCACTACGCCATGAGCCTCTCCGTAGAGCGGGGCTTTGCAAACCCGCGCATCGCCGAGAAGGCCCAGGGCTACGGCCTGCCGGGCGTTGCGGTTGACGGGATGGACCTCGTGGAGGTGCGCGAGGTGGCAAAGGAGGCCGTAGACCGGGCCAGAGCGGGAGGGGGACCGGCGCTCATCGAGGCCCTCACCTACCGCTACCTGGGCCACTCAAAGAGCGACGCAAACCTCTACCGCACCCGCGACGAGATAAAGGGCTGGCGCGAGAACGACCCGGTCTTGCGCTTCGCCGCTCAGCTAGAGAAGACGGGCGAGCTTCTCGGGGAGGACGCCGCCGCCGAGGCCGCCGCCGAGGCCAGTGGCGAGGCCGGAAAGGCAGCCCCTACCCTCAAAGAGGTCACAGAGCGCATCTACGCCGAGGTCGAGGAGGCCTTTGAGTGGGCCATGCAAGAGCCCGAGCCCTCCCCAGAGAGCGCCCTTGAGGACGTGTATGCCTGA
- a CDS encoding NAD(P)H-dependent oxidoreductase has protein sequence MLHAKLRELERAGTPIRVGLVGAGQMGRGFIAQVANIPGMRVAGAADIDPKRAEEAFKRAGQEPTYSLANGSANGSADASPAVTDDAGELARWEGVDVIVEATGVPEVGARVAVEAIEAQKHLVMLNVETDITVGVVLKQMADRAGVVYTGSAGDEPGAILELCDFANSLGFEVVAAGKGKNNPLNTQATPDTLKDEARKKAMNPKMLTSFVDGTKTMVELCATANALGFVPDTPGGHGPEESDANLLTELFCLKEEGGILSSYGTVDYVRGVAPGVFIIIRSAEGDVRETMAYLGQGEGPNHVLYRPYHLTSLETPISVARAAIYGQATITSLPEPSAEVTAVAKRDLKVGERLGPIGGFDYYGFVRSKESAGGLLPVGLASGAVLVREVRKGQEIERRAVELAEGSFVAELRERQDAALAAAGAGTDSG, from the coding sequence ATGCTGCATGCGAAGCTCAGGGAGCTAGAGCGCGCCGGGACGCCCATCCGGGTCGGGCTCGTAGGCGCTGGACAGATGGGCCGGGGCTTTATCGCCCAGGTCGCAAACATCCCCGGCATGCGCGTCGCCGGCGCAGCAGACATAGACCCAAAGCGCGCCGAAGAAGCCTTCAAAAGGGCCGGCCAGGAGCCGACCTACTCCCTCGCCAACGGCTCAGCCAACGGCTCGGCAGACGCCTCCCCCGCCGTAACGGACGACGCCGGGGAGCTTGCCCGCTGGGAGGGGGTGGACGTCATCGTCGAGGCCACGGGCGTTCCGGAGGTCGGGGCGAGGGTGGCGGTTGAGGCAATAGAGGCACAGAAGCACCTCGTCATGCTAAACGTAGAGACCGACATCACAGTAGGCGTCGTGCTCAAGCAGATGGCAGATCGGGCGGGCGTCGTCTACACCGGCTCGGCGGGCGACGAGCCCGGGGCGATCCTTGAGCTCTGCGACTTTGCAAACTCCTTGGGCTTTGAGGTCGTTGCTGCGGGCAAGGGCAAGAACAACCCCCTAAACACCCAGGCCACCCCAGACACCCTGAAGGACGAGGCCCGCAAGAAGGCGATGAACCCGAAGATGCTCACCTCCTTTGTAGACGGGACAAAGACAATGGTAGAGCTTTGCGCAACGGCAAACGCCCTTGGCTTTGTCCCCGACACCCCCGGAGGGCACGGACCAGAAGAGAGCGACGCCAACCTGCTGACCGAGCTCTTCTGCTTGAAGGAAGAGGGCGGCATCCTCTCCTCCTACGGCACGGTGGACTACGTAAGAGGCGTGGCGCCCGGGGTGTTCATCATCATAAGGAGCGCCGAGGGCGACGTAAGAGAGACGATGGCCTACCTCGGCCAGGGAGAAGGCCCAAACCACGTCCTCTACCGCCCCTACCACCTCACGAGCCTTGAGACCCCGATAAGCGTTGCAAGGGCGGCGATCTACGGCCAGGCAACGATAACGAGCCTGCCAGAGCCGAGTGCCGAGGTAACGGCCGTAGCCAAGCGCGACCTGAAGGTCGGCGAGCGACTCGGACCCATAGGCGGCTTTGACTACTACGGCTTTGTGCGAAGCAAAGAGAGCGCAGGGGGGCTTCTTCCGGTGGGGCTTGCCTCGGGAGCTGTCCTTGTGCGGGAGGTAAGGAAGGGCCAGGAGATAGAACGCCGGGCGGTGGAGCTTGCCGAGGGCTCGTTTGTTGCAGAGCTCAGGGAGCGGCAGGATGCTGCTCTCGCTGCGGCCGGAGCGGGGACGGACAGTGGATAG
- a CDS encoding lipid kinase, which yields MREEIRGGRGRKAALVVNTRSRSGEVAFEEAKKRLAESGVEVAQSFAVRDPVRIEETVRGLLDSGAGYEMLVLGGGDGTVSTVVDDLAGSEVVLGLIPLGTANDFARTLGIPADLASACETIATGKLVDVDLGLIGSNYYVNVASVGMSVGVTRALSPRLKRRAGALAYPLAAVGAFFRHEPFAATLGFPDGDHEPIRLERLLQVAVGNGKFYGGGLAVSPEAGMDDGSLDIYAIELGRHRDLLGVARYLRSGDFIGMEGVHRYRTGRLLLQTDPVQQVNVDGEITATTPAEFRVAKDALHVMVPTGSDAATLDAPPSGQTNVAGDTAA from the coding sequence TTGAGAGAAGAGATCCGGGGAGGTCGGGGGCGGAAGGCCGCGCTCGTCGTGAACACGCGGTCGCGGAGCGGTGAAGTCGCCTTCGAGGAGGCGAAGAAGCGGCTCGCCGAGAGCGGCGTCGAGGTCGCGCAGAGCTTCGCCGTCAGGGACCCGGTGAGGATCGAGGAGACCGTCCGGGGGCTTCTGGACTCCGGTGCGGGCTACGAGATGCTTGTCCTGGGCGGCGGGGACGGGACGGTGAGCACGGTCGTCGACGACCTGGCCGGGAGCGAGGTCGTGCTCGGGCTCATACCGCTCGGGACGGCGAACGACTTCGCCCGGACACTCGGCATCCCGGCCGACCTTGCGAGCGCCTGCGAGACGATCGCCACCGGCAAGCTCGTTGACGTGGACCTGGGTCTGATCGGCTCGAACTACTACGTGAATGTCGCCTCGGTCGGGATGAGCGTCGGGGTTACGCGGGCGCTCTCTCCGCGTCTCAAGCGCCGGGCCGGGGCACTTGCCTACCCGCTAGCCGCCGTCGGGGCGTTCTTCCGGCACGAGCCGTTCGCCGCGACCCTCGGCTTCCCGGACGGCGACCACGAGCCCATCCGCTTAGAGCGGCTTTTGCAGGTCGCGGTCGGGAACGGGAAGTTCTACGGCGGCGGGCTCGCCGTCTCGCCCGAGGCCGGGATGGACGACGGCTCGCTCGACATCTACGCCATCGAGCTCGGGCGGCACCGCGACCTTCTCGGCGTTGCGCGCTACCTGAGAAGCGGCGACTTTATCGGGATGGAGGGCGTGCACCGCTACCGGACGGGCCGCCTCCTGCTACAGACCGACCCCGTCCAGCAGGTAAACGTCGACGGGGAGATCACGGCCACGACCCCCGCGGAGTTCCGCGTCGCAAAGGACGCTCTTCACGTCATGGTCCCGACGGGCTCCGACGCCGCAACCCTCGACGCCCCGCCCTCCGGCCAAACGAACGTCGCCGGAGATACCGCCGCCTGA
- a CDS encoding serine hydrolase, with the protein MGPIERRRNRPRRERTGEPSRVSRAGGLDPASIRANRRRLERKQRIARRRAAALGVLTFCVALVAVLAVLSLDSESGLTEGLDPQPAPESAGASEDRSAAGAVETRAGARDLGLAGTAYASLSQQLPGIAPESVEYAQVSLTDPNRAAVWFPVPAREGRDRQAVFFLERSDEGWGLKRSVLAGDEEFPRDLRTLLTEEPQDLVRPVFSREAFGPENPSDGPEELAVRHLSLITDTDRKSWRTESVESEDDLHVVRVVRAAGEDGGVAGKARVYVRGSGDEARVVGVEPGGGEGLTSAELAGFPGSLVPEGEAVRASEPRFSGTEPVYDGGARNELEERGVEQAVEVVERYPGIVGFYALDLRDGSGFGVRPDEEFFSASTIKVAVMAAVYRKIDAGELEYSDELTTTDEDWAAGAGWLRWETPGAKATVEDALWLMMTESDNVATNVLTRAVGGPEYVNEVIRDLGAKDTELFWKLTSERAAVPELDNNTTPRDMTTLLSGIYNGEGFKDFSRREMVDLMGQNNLEYWLEGGLPPEVKAANKGGWLDGSYNDVGIVRYEESPYALAIYTMNGPVIEEGQGVLSEVSEAVWLARSGETKEEFGGEKSRDAGEDSPAPDAAEKNRSSGRD; encoded by the coding sequence ATGGGGCCGATAGAGCGCAGGCGCAACAGACCACGCAGGGAGAGGACCGGGGAACCGTCGCGCGTTTCCCGGGCCGGTGGCCTGGACCCTGCAAGCATCCGGGCGAACCGGCGCCGGCTGGAGCGGAAGCAGAGGATCGCCCGCCGTCGCGCGGCGGCGCTCGGGGTGCTAACGTTCTGTGTTGCGCTAGTTGCGGTGCTCGCCGTCCTCTCCTTGGACAGCGAGTCCGGGCTAACGGAGGGGCTCGACCCGCAGCCCGCACCCGAGTCCGCCGGAGCGTCCGAAGACCGCTCGGCTGCGGGCGCCGTCGAGACCAGAGCCGGTGCGCGGGATCTCGGGCTCGCCGGGACGGCGTACGCGAGCCTCTCGCAGCAGCTCCCCGGCATCGCTCCGGAGAGCGTCGAGTATGCGCAGGTCAGCCTTACGGACCCGAACCGGGCGGCGGTCTGGTTCCCCGTTCCAGCGCGCGAGGGCCGCGACCGGCAAGCGGTCTTCTTTCTGGAGCGCAGCGACGAGGGCTGGGGCCTCAAGCGCTCCGTGCTCGCCGGGGACGAGGAGTTCCCCCGCGACCTGAGGACCCTCCTTACCGAGGAGCCGCAGGACCTCGTGCGGCCCGTCTTCTCCAGGGAAGCGTTCGGGCCGGAGAACCCGTCGGATGGCCCGGAGGAGCTTGCCGTCCGGCACCTCTCGCTCATCACCGACACGGACCGGAAGAGCTGGCGTACGGAGTCGGTCGAGTCCGAGGACGACCTGCATGTCGTGCGGGTGGTCCGGGCCGCCGGCGAGGACGGCGGGGTCGCGGGCAAGGCCCGGGTTTACGTCCGGGGTTCGGGGGACGAGGCGCGAGTGGTGGGAGTCGAGCCCGGCGGGGGCGAGGGTCTGACGAGCGCGGAGCTTGCCGGCTTTCCCGGGTCGCTCGTCCCCGAGGGGGAGGCGGTGCGCGCGTCGGAGCCCAGGTTCTCCGGGACCGAGCCCGTCTACGACGGCGGCGCGCGCAATGAGCTTGAAGAGCGAGGCGTCGAGCAGGCCGTCGAGGTCGTCGAGCGGTATCCCGGGATTGTAGGCTTCTACGCGCTCGACCTCCGGGACGGCTCCGGGTTCGGAGTCAGGCCCGACGAGGAGTTCTTTTCGGCCTCGACGATAAAGGTCGCCGTCATGGCCGCCGTCTACCGGAAGATAGACGCGGGCGAGCTTGAGTACTCCGACGAGCTTACAACAACGGACGAGGACTGGGCCGCCGGGGCGGGCTGGCTGCGGTGGGAGACGCCCGGAGCGAAGGCGACGGTCGAGGACGCCCTGTGGCTGATGATGACCGAGTCGGACAACGTCGCAACGAACGTCCTGACGCGCGCCGTCGGCGGTCCGGAGTACGTCAACGAGGTGATCCGGGACCTCGGCGCCAAGGACACGGAGCTTTTCTGGAAGCTCACGAGCGAGCGGGCCGCCGTCCCCGAGCTCGACAACAACACCACCCCGCGCGACATGACGACGCTTCTCTCGGGGATCTACAACGGCGAAGGCTTCAAAGACTTCTCCCGGCGGGAGATGGTCGACCTCATGGGACAGAACAACCTTGAGTACTGGCTGGAGGGCGGTCTTCCGCCCGAGGTCAAGGCCGCCAACAAGGGCGGCTGGCTCGATGGATCCTACAACGACGTCGGGATCGTCCGCTACGAGGAAAGTCCGTACGCGCTGGCGATCTACACGATGAACGGCCCGGTTATCGAGGAGGGTCAGGGCGTCCTCTCCGAGGTCTCGGAGGCGGTGTGGCTCGCGCGCTCGGGCGAGACGAAGGAGGAGTTCGGCGGGGAGAAGAGCCGAGACGCCGGGGAGGACTCCCCCGCTCCGGATGCCGCGGAGAAGAACCGTTCCTCCGGGCGGGACTAG
- a CDS encoding alpha-ketoacid dehydrogenase subunit beta, with product MPERRTPERQKQQHQEKNQQRNKNQQEKKSQGKGERDVPKTNGSAQNAAREGAAREGEARAGASQAGASSEAGASQAGASREERELTYREAVREALVLAMRQDDSVFLMGEDVGVYGGAFGVSRGMVEEFGQKRVVDTPLSEAAFTGLGVGAALVGMRPVVEVQFSDFITHCMDQLVNQAAKLRYMFGGEARVPLVVRTPGGAGTGAAAQHSQSLEAWFVHVPGLKVLMPATPHDAKGMLLCALRDPNPVIFYEHKLLYNQKGPVPEGYYTTPIGEARISREGKDVTLAAAGYVHGFALEAAQALSEEGIECEVVDLRTLSPMDDGAVVRSVEKTGKLVVVEEDVKTGGWGAELVSRLCEGESFYALDRAPARVAGEDVPIPYNKNLEAYVRPSKEKVVRAVRDLLDERVGVYR from the coding sequence ATGCCTGAGAGGCGTACGCCCGAGAGGCAAAAGCAGCAGCATCAGGAGAAGAACCAGCAGCGGAATAAGAACCAGCAAGAGAAGAAGAGCCAGGGGAAGGGTGAGAGGGACGTGCCAAAGACAAACGGCAGCGCACAGAACGCCGCTCGGGAAGGCGCCGCTCGGGAGGGTGAGGCCCGGGCGGGTGCCTCACAGGCAGGTGCCTCTTCTGAGGCGGGTGCCTCACAGGCGGGTGCCTCCCGGGAGGAGCGGGAGCTCACCTACCGGGAGGCCGTGCGCGAGGCGCTTGTGCTTGCGATGCGCCAGGACGACTCTGTTTTTCTTATGGGCGAGGACGTTGGGGTCTACGGCGGGGCCTTTGGGGTCTCGCGGGGGATGGTCGAGGAGTTTGGCCAAAAGCGCGTTGTTGACACGCCGCTCTCTGAGGCGGCCTTCACGGGCCTTGGTGTGGGGGCTGCGCTTGTCGGGATGAGGCCCGTGGTCGAGGTGCAGTTCTCGGACTTCATCACCCACTGCATGGACCAGCTTGTAAACCAGGCGGCCAAGCTGCGCTACATGTTCGGCGGCGAGGCGCGGGTGCCGCTTGTCGTAAGGACGCCCGGGGGGGCGGGTACGGGCGCTGCGGCCCAGCACTCCCAGTCCCTTGAGGCGTGGTTTGTCCACGTGCCGGGCCTGAAGGTCCTCATGCCCGCAACGCCTCATGACGCAAAGGGGATGCTCCTCTGTGCTCTTAGGGACCCGAATCCCGTTATCTTCTACGAGCACAAGCTTCTCTACAACCAGAAGGGTCCCGTTCCCGAGGGGTACTACACAACGCCCATCGGAGAGGCGCGCATCAGCCGGGAGGGCAAGGACGTTACCCTTGCTGCGGCCGGCTACGTGCACGGCTTTGCCCTTGAGGCCGCACAGGCGCTCTCTGAGGAGGGCATAGAGTGCGAGGTTGTGGACTTAAGGACGCTCTCGCCGATGGACGACGGGGCGGTTGTGCGCTCGGTCGAAAAGACGGGCAAGCTCGTTGTTGTTGAGGAGGATGTGAAGACGGGCGGGTGGGGAGCTGAGCTTGTGAGCCGCCTCTGCGAGGGCGAGAGCTTCTATGCCCTTGACCGCGCTCCTGCGCGGGTTGCGGGGGAGGACGTGCCCATCCCCTACAACAAGAACCTCGAAGCCTACGTCCGGCCGAGCAAGGAGAAGGTGGTGCGGGCGGTAAGGGACCTTCTCGACGAGCGGGTGGGGGTGTACCGGTAG
- a CDS encoding sugar-binding transcriptional regulator produces the protein MDRQVRARYPVSGEALTDEDRLILKILRLYYERGLTQAQVAGRMGFSRPKVSKLMSEGMSRGLVKIEIAEPSGDFAALEISLEDRYDLREAVVVPSAEDRRVAEAAAGSACAALLSRLCTSETVLGLSWGVSVRALADATTRRAFTCKRVVPLLGGMGKAKPRLHSNQVCADLAAKLGAEYLQLAAPAVAASIETREELASMPGIAETLVEGAAADVAVAGIGGILPNSTLVEAGYFSLEEFLSFADRGVVGDVCCHFLDGSGAPRCPELSARILGITPEGLRAIPITIGIATGRDKAAGTAAVLRGGLMKSLVCDESLARALLEVPPVSEIRRL, from the coding sequence GTGGATAGACAGGTACGAGCGCGCTACCCCGTTTCGGGCGAGGCGCTAACGGACGAAGACCGGCTGATACTCAAGATCCTCCGCCTCTACTACGAGCGCGGCTTGACACAGGCGCAGGTCGCCGGAAGGATGGGCTTCTCGCGCCCGAAGGTCTCGAAGCTCATGAGCGAAGGCATGAGCCGGGGTCTCGTGAAGATCGAGATCGCCGAGCCCAGCGGGGACTTTGCGGCGCTGGAGATCTCACTCGAAGACCGCTACGACCTGCGTGAAGCCGTCGTCGTCCCGTCCGCCGAGGACCGGCGGGTGGCAGAGGCGGCGGCAGGTTCGGCCTGCGCGGCGCTCCTCTCGCGCCTGTGCACCTCGGAGACGGTGCTCGGGCTCTCCTGGGGGGTCTCCGTGCGGGCGCTCGCGGACGCGACGACGCGCAGAGCGTTCACCTGCAAGCGGGTCGTGCCGCTTCTCGGGGGGATGGGCAAGGCCAAGCCTCGCCTCCACTCAAACCAGGTCTGCGCCGACCTCGCCGCCAAACTCGGGGCGGAGTACCTTCAGCTCGCCGCTCCGGCGGTCGCGGCCTCCATCGAGACCCGCGAGGAGCTTGCAAGCATGCCCGGCATCGCGGAGACACTCGTCGAGGGTGCGGCAGCGGACGTCGCGGTCGCCGGCATCGGCGGCATCCTGCCGAACTCGACGCTCGTCGAGGCAGGGTACTTCTCCCTGGAGGAGTTTCTCTCCTTCGCCGACCGGGGCGTTGTAGGCGACGTGTGCTGTCACTTTCTCGACGGCTCGGGTGCGCCGCGCTGCCCCGAGCTCTCGGCGCGCATCCTCGGGATCACCCCCGAAGGACTCCGGGCGATCCCCATCACGATCGGGATCGCCACCGGCCGGGACAAGGCAGCCGGGACGGCGGCGGTCCTGCGCGGCGGGCTGATGAAGTCGCTTGTGTGCGACGAGTCGCTGGCCCGCGCGCTTCTCGAAGTGCCACCCGTAAGCGAGATAAGGAGACTCTGA
- a CDS encoding NAD(P)-dependent oxidoreductase, with protein MTSAAAATHKSTDRPQVGFIGLGLMGYPMAKNLARAGYRLAVSNRSSQKAERLASETGAAAGTPEEVAKNSDVVFTMLPGPSEVEAVVRRALIPAARPGTTLVDMSTSSPPLARKLARLGSERGLGVLDAPVSGGDVGAIEGTLSIMVGGEAEDFERAKPLFDVLGKTVTHVGPAGAGQVVKAANQVVVALTIEAVSEALVLASRGGVAPEVVLDVLGGGLAANKVMEVKREKLLTGDFVAGGKVASQHKDLGIALQTARSLGVAMPATALVEKLYGSLMSHGLGDLDHSALLKVLEDLSPGR; from the coding sequence GTGACCTCAGCAGCCGCAGCGACCCACAAGTCTACGGACCGCCCGCAGGTCGGTTTCATCGGCCTCGGCCTGATGGGCTACCCGATGGCGAAGAACCTCGCCCGCGCGGGCTACAGGCTCGCCGTCTCCAACCGCTCTTCACAGAAAGCCGAACGTCTTGCGAGCGAGACCGGGGCAGCCGCCGGGACGCCGGAGGAGGTGGCAAAGAACAGCGACGTCGTCTTCACGATGCTCCCGGGACCGTCCGAGGTCGAGGCCGTTGTTCGGAGAGCCCTGATCCCGGCCGCCCGGCCCGGGACCACGCTCGTAGACATGAGCACCTCCTCCCCGCCCCTCGCCCGCAAGCTCGCCCGGCTCGGCTCAGAGCGCGGCCTCGGCGTCCTCGACGCGCCGGTCTCGGGCGGGGACGTCGGAGCGATCGAAGGCACACTCTCGATCATGGTCGGCGGCGAAGCTGAGGACTTCGAGCGCGCAAAGCCCCTCTTCGACGTGCTGGGCAAGACCGTAACCCACGTAGGTCCCGCAGGAGCCGGGCAGGTCGTGAAGGCCGCAAACCAGGTCGTTGTCGCGCTCACCATCGAGGCGGTCTCCGAGGCGCTGGTGCTCGCTTCTCGCGGAGGGGTGGCGCCGGAGGTGGTGCTCGACGTGCTCGGCGGGGGACTTGCGGCGAACAAGGTCATGGAGGTCAAGCGCGAGAAGCTCCTCACCGGCGACTTCGTGGCGGGCGGAAAGGTCGCCTCCCAGCACAAGGACCTCGGCATCGCACTGCAAACCGCCCGCAGCCTCGGCGTCGCGATGCCCGCAACCGCCCTCGTCGAGAAGCTCTACGGCTCCCTCATGTCTCACGGCCTCGGCGACCTCGACCACTCCGCGCTCCTCAAGGTCCTTGAAGACCTCTCCCCTGGACGCTGA